Proteins encoded together in one Anaerolineales bacterium window:
- a CDS encoding DsbA family protein, with amino-acid sequence MSDINPSTISDSSQADPPTSPKPSRRWLLWGLIPAAFALGIGAGYLAWGRAAAELTEAKAAAGQPTRFDISVDDDPFIGPVDAPITIVEFSDYNCGYCKRFHQLTFPELMAAYPDQIRFVYRDFPVTSQESFYAAQAAQCAADQDAYWQFHDILFEGELGLGSETYAAYASQLGLDADELLACVSSEKYAQEVQDDARYAAGLGVSGTPTFFINGLPMVGAQPLAQFQQVIDAELEG; translated from the coding sequence ATGTCCGACATCAACCCCTCTACGATATCCGACTCTTCTCAGGCCGATCCCCCGACCTCCCCCAAGCCCAGCCGCCGCTGGCTTCTATGGGGCTTGATCCCGGCCGCCTTTGCGCTGGGGATCGGAGCCGGCTACCTCGCCTGGGGCCGGGCTGCCGCCGAGCTGACGGAGGCCAAGGCCGCCGCCGGCCAACCCACCCGATTCGACATCAGTGTCGACGATGACCCTTTCATCGGCCCGGTCGACGCCCCGATCACGATCGTCGAGTTCAGCGACTACAACTGCGGCTACTGCAAGCGATTCCACCAGCTGACCTTCCCCGAGCTGATGGCCGCCTACCCCGACCAGATCCGATTCGTGTACCGCGACTTTCCAGTCACCAGCCAAGAGTCTTTCTACGCCGCTCAAGCCGCGCAGTGTGCCGCCGACCAGGACGCCTATTGGCAGTTCCACGATATCCTGTTTGAAGGCGAATTGGGGCTCGGCTCCGAGACGTATGCAGCCTATGCGTCGCAGCTCGGCCTGGACGCCGATGAATTGCTGGCCTGCGTATCCAGCGAGAAGTACGCCCAGGAAGTTCAGGATGACGCCCGCTACGCCGCCGGTCTGGGGGTCAGCGGGACGCCCACGTTCTTCATCAACGGGCTCCCCATGGTCGGCGCCCAGCCGCTGGCTCAGTTCCAGCAGGTCATCGACGCCGAGTTAGAAGGCTAG
- a CDS encoding nitroreductase family protein — protein MSEIHPLLRKRRSSRLYDPDRPVAPDAIASLLEAARWAPSGGNRQPWRYIVFDDRVPQARDLARSCLDESNRVWATAAPVLIAAVSRDLRDNGLPNAKSQHDLGLANMSLMLQAISLGLNCRPIGGFDADKARRLFAIPEDHTPTVMIAIGYPGRLDQATQEIQAREASTRERQPVESIAFYGGWGRERP, from the coding sequence ATGTCCGAGATTCATCCGCTGCTGCGAAAGCGCCGCTCTTCGCGGCTGTATGATCCGGATCGACCGGTGGCGCCGGACGCCATCGCCTCGCTGTTGGAGGCGGCTCGCTGGGCGCCATCCGGCGGCAATCGGCAGCCATGGCGCTACATCGTATTCGACGATCGGGTGCCGCAGGCGAGGGACCTGGCGCGGAGCTGCTTGGACGAGAGCAACCGGGTGTGGGCGACCGCGGCGCCGGTGCTCATCGCCGCAGTCTCACGCGACCTGCGTGACAATGGACTGCCCAACGCCAAGTCGCAGCATGACTTGGGTCTGGCCAATATGAGCTTGATGTTGCAGGCGATCTCCCTGGGCCTGAACTGCCGGCCAATTGGCGGGTTCGATGCCGACAAGGCGCGCCGCCTGTTTGCTATCCCTGAAGATCACACACCGACGGTCATGATCGCTATCGGCTACCCTGGGCGTCTGGATCAAGCGACGCAAGAGATCCAGGCCAGGGAGGCCTCCACCCGTGAGCGTCAGCCGGTCGAGAGCATTGCCTTCTACGGAGGTTGGGGCCGGGAGCGGCCGTAG
- a CDS encoding multicopper oxidase domain-containing protein, whose product MKPIKSNAGSLNRRSFLKAGTLGGTATALAAAVGLGHAPANQGTPLLAEPSPTPTAEAEAQHHHGSDPSGSVGEIAPTAFDPSAFLEAFDQGVVTSENGRTVRTWKVLALNKDIEVAPGVWFPAWTYNEQVPGPTFRARAGDLVRFDFFNATPHPHTIHFHGFHPPSMDGVSPMVEPGNTFLYEFEAQPFGLHLYHCHVMPLKRHIHKGLYGAFLIDPPEARPPAREMVMVMNAFDTNLDGENEVYAVNTVAFHYMKHPIRVRVGEPLRIYLVNLTEFDLVNSFHLHASMFRLYRTGTQLEHFEFTDTVTMGQGERHVLEFSLDHPGQYMFHAHQSEFAELGWMGLFEAVEA is encoded by the coding sequence ATGAAACCGATCAAATCGAACGCCGGCTCCTTGAACCGGCGGAGCTTTCTTAAAGCCGGCACGCTGGGGGGGACCGCCACCGCCCTGGCCGCAGCCGTCGGCCTCGGGCACGCACCAGCCAACCAGGGTACTCCCCTCCTGGCTGAGCCCTCCCCCACGCCGACGGCGGAGGCGGAGGCGCAGCACCACCATGGCTCGGATCCCAGCGGCTCAGTTGGAGAAATCGCCCCCACTGCCTTCGACCCCTCGGCCTTCCTCGAGGCCTTCGACCAAGGTGTTGTCACCAGCGAGAACGGGCGCACGGTACGCACTTGGAAAGTCCTGGCTCTGAACAAGGACATCGAGGTGGCCCCGGGGGTGTGGTTCCCGGCATGGACCTACAACGAACAGGTGCCCGGGCCGACCTTCAGAGCCCGTGCCGGCGACCTGGTGCGGTTCGATTTCTTCAACGCCACCCCTCATCCGCATACGATCCACTTTCACGGGTTTCACCCACCATCGATGGACGGCGTCAGCCCGATGGTCGAGCCGGGCAACACATTCCTGTATGAGTTCGAGGCGCAGCCGTTCGGGCTCCACCTGTATCACTGCCACGTCATGCCGCTCAAACGCCATATCCACAAGGGCCTGTACGGCGCCTTCCTGATCGATCCACCTGAAGCCAGACCTCCGGCGCGCGAGATGGTGATGGTCATGAACGCTTTCGACACCAACCTCGACGGCGAGAACGAGGTCTACGCCGTCAACACCGTCGCCTTCCACTACATGAAGCATCCCATCCGGGTGCGAGTGGGTGAGCCACTGCGAATCTACCTGGTCAATCTGACCGAGTTCGACCTGGTGAACTCGTTCCATCTTCACGCTTCGATGTTTCGCCTGTACCGGACCGGCACGCAGCTCGAACACTTCGAGTTCACCGACACGGTCACGATGGGTCAGGGAGAGCGGCATGTTCTGGAATTCAGCCTCGACCACCCCGGCCAGTACATGTTCCACGCCCATCAGAGCGAATTCGCTGAGCTGGGGTGGATGGGCCTCTTCGAGGCGGTCGAAGCATGA
- a CDS encoding NADP-dependent oxidoreductase: MSVMKAVCIHAYGGIKELAYEEAPRPKPGDSEVVIRVLATTVNPFDCAVRAGYLSAFLNYTLPVILGTDASGIIEEVGPGVTTFKRGDNVYARGGVTREGANAEYVVVPASDVAAKPRSLDHIHAAALPHVSLTAWQALIELADLTSGQTVLIHGAAGGVGHIAVQIAKWRGAKVIGTASVNLDYLRELGVDQAIDYSTTPFETANGYKGHVDVVLDTIGGDTQERSWEVLKPGGILVSTAQAPSQETDTVSGGRQAMVFSTPPIGKTLTEVATLVDSGKIKPHVSAVFPLAETAKIHGMIEAKHTRGKIVVQVAG; encoded by the coding sequence ATGTCAGTAATGAAGGCTGTGTGCATTCACGCCTACGGCGGGATCAAGGAGCTTGCCTACGAAGAAGCGCCGCGACCAAAGCCAGGTGACAGCGAGGTGGTCATCCGTGTCCTGGCCACAACCGTCAACCCCTTCGATTGCGCCGTGCGAGCAGGGTATTTGTCGGCCTTTCTCAACTACACCCTTCCCGTCATTCTGGGAACCGATGCCTCCGGCATCATCGAAGAGGTAGGGCCGGGAGTTACCACTTTCAAGCGCGGAGACAATGTGTATGCCCGAGGGGGTGTGACACGCGAAGGCGCCAACGCCGAGTATGTTGTCGTACCGGCCTCGGATGTCGCTGCCAAACCTCGGTCCCTGGACCACATCCATGCGGCGGCTCTCCCGCATGTAAGTCTCACGGCCTGGCAGGCCCTCATCGAGCTAGCCGACCTTACTAGCGGACAGACCGTTCTCATCCATGGCGCTGCGGGTGGGGTGGGGCACATTGCCGTGCAGATCGCCAAGTGGCGTGGAGCCAAGGTCATCGGCACCGCGTCCGTCAATCTTGACTATCTGCGCGAGCTTGGCGTCGACCAAGCAATTGACTACTCCACAACCCCGTTCGAAACTGCCAATGGCTACAAGGGCCACGTGGATGTTGTCCTTGACACCATTGGTGGTGATACCCAGGAACGATCATGGGAAGTGCTGAAACCAGGCGGTATTCTTGTGTCAACCGCTCAAGCACCTTCGCAGGAAACGGACACCGTGAGCGGTGGCCGTCAGGCGATGGTCTTCTCAACGCCTCCCATTGGGAAGACTCTTACCGAGGTCGCCACATTGGTCGACTCCGGGAAGATCAAGCCCCACGTTTCGGCAGTCTTCCCGCTTGCAGAGACAGCAAAGATCCACGGAATGATCGAGGCCAAGCACACTCGCGGCAAGATTGTGGTGCAAGTCGCGGGTTGA
- a CDS encoding GYD domain-containing protein, producing METYIILGKYTPQGIAKIKEGPTRIEAARKAMEAAGGKMVAWYLTLGRYDFVLIAEAPNVKAAASVLLATGAQGSVSTETLQALNEAEFKGVVSSLP from the coding sequence ATGGAGACGTACATCATCCTGGGAAAGTACACCCCGCAAGGCATCGCAAAGATCAAGGAAGGCCCGACCCGCATTGAGGCTGCCCGCAAGGCCATGGAGGCCGCCGGCGGCAAGATGGTCGCCTGGTATCTGACATTGGGCCGCTACGACTTCGTCTTGATCGCCGAGGCTCCAAACGTCAAGGCCGCGGCGTCCGTGCTCCTTGCGACTGGAGCCCAAGGGAGTGTCAGTACAGAAACACTGCAAGCTCTAAACGAAGCGGAGTTCAAGGGAGTTGTCTCTTCGCTCCCGTGA
- a CDS encoding glycosyltransferase family 39 protein — protein MARGSPSNSPKVPSSPGRFTFPPGTRLELILEVKEGEELEVIVEVQQARRREPLSAEPGASWRHRLGLALQRANLRLDPATMPTVLFVIGLALFCVSRFYRLADFPIAFNSDEIVTVVRAADLVRDRYVGYEGQFLPAFFVNDSKYSLGTTVYLQIVPYLLFGKSIWAARGISVLISLLGMIWVGLMLRDIYRLSYWWLGVFVLTAMPAWFLLTRTAFETAQMTAFFAGFVYYYLLYRLRNRRYLYPSLVLGALAFYSYLPGQVMVVVTGAAFLAFDWRYHWQDRRTLLRVAGLLILLALPLIRFELSQPGRYTGAMERYSSYLATDLPPVQKVSMYLGQYLRGLGPLYLYWPHTRDESPFLMKGYGHMGWWNLPFAVAGLVYLLRRRRWQEVEGRSVFVLLLVAPLAGALLETKLSRELMIVLPLVVVTTIGFTLAFEWLERRSIPRTVLSLASASLFAGITLFMMFDALIRGPTWFRDYGLSGLQYGANQVFPEALEFSKQNPGTRVYLSGGWCWSADVVSQFYLPGESMVSLATPDQLPEVIAAGEDVVFVVIPDEYKRLVESDEYQTISVEQIVPYPDGGPGFRFVRLAFTQAKLDAIRRGYEEVKEPVTVPLSLDGEDITVTHPPLGGSTVDSLFDGDPDTFAHSDSQNPFLLDIGFDPARRLAGFVIRLGSEKNVIKATVFPEDGTDPVSHVVEAGPVDQYKDVVVNFDGPVRAKRLLIEILDEFAPPDAFVHVWELQLLD, from the coding sequence ATGGCTAGAGGTTCCCCCAGCAACTCCCCTAAGGTCCCGTCCTCCCCGGGGCGCTTCACATTCCCTCCAGGCACCCGCCTGGAATTGATCCTTGAGGTCAAAGAAGGCGAAGAACTCGAGGTCATCGTCGAAGTTCAGCAAGCTCGACGCCGAGAGCCCCTCTCAGCGGAACCCGGCGCCTCCTGGCGCCACAGGCTCGGTCTGGCGCTCCAACGTGCCAACCTTCGGCTGGACCCCGCCACGATGCCCACGGTCCTTTTCGTCATCGGGCTCGCCTTGTTTTGCGTCAGCCGGTTCTATCGACTGGCTGATTTCCCGATTGCTTTCAACAGCGATGAGATCGTCACGGTCGTCCGAGCTGCGGACCTGGTGCGTGATAGGTACGTCGGTTACGAAGGGCAGTTCCTGCCCGCCTTCTTCGTCAACGACTCCAAGTACAGCCTGGGCACCACCGTCTACCTGCAGATCGTGCCCTACCTACTGTTCGGGAAATCGATCTGGGCGGCTCGAGGCATCTCGGTGCTCATCAGCCTGCTGGGGATGATCTGGGTGGGGCTGATGCTGCGCGACATCTACCGGTTGTCCTACTGGTGGCTTGGAGTGTTCGTGCTGACGGCCATGCCCGCCTGGTTCCTCCTGACGCGCACTGCTTTCGAGACGGCGCAGATGACGGCTTTCTTCGCCGGATTTGTTTACTACTACCTGCTGTACCGGCTGCGGAATCGCCGCTATCTGTACCCATCTCTGGTGTTGGGGGCGCTGGCCTTCTACAGCTACCTTCCCGGTCAGGTTATGGTCGTCGTGACCGGCGCAGCCTTCCTGGCCTTCGATTGGCGATACCACTGGCAGGATCGGCGGACGCTGTTGCGGGTGGCCGGCCTGCTCATCCTGCTGGCGCTGCCTCTGATTCGCTTCGAACTCTCCCAACCCGGTCGCTACACCGGCGCCATGGAACGCTACAGCTCATATCTGGCCACTGATCTTCCACCGGTGCAGAAGGTATCGATGTACCTGGGCCAGTATCTCCGTGGCCTTGGTCCGCTCTACCTGTACTGGCCGCATACCCGGGACGAATCCCCCTTCCTGATGAAGGGCTACGGGCACATGGGATGGTGGAATCTCCCATTTGCTGTTGCGGGGCTGGTCTATCTTCTGCGACGCCGCCGCTGGCAGGAGGTCGAGGGCAGGTCGGTCTTTGTCCTGCTCCTGGTGGCGCCGTTGGCGGGTGCCCTGCTCGAGACCAAGTTATCTAGGGAGTTGATGATCGTCCTTCCGCTGGTGGTGGTGACGACGATCGGGTTCACACTCGCCTTCGAGTGGCTCGAAAGGCGTTCGATCCCACGCACCGTCTTGAGCCTGGCCAGCGCCAGCCTGTTCGCCGGGATCACGCTGTTCATGATGTTCGATGCCCTCATCCGTGGCCCCACGTGGTTCCGCGACTATGGGTTGAGCGGACTGCAGTATGGCGCCAATCAGGTGTTCCCGGAGGCGCTCGAGTTCTCAAAGCAGAACCCGGGGACGAGAGTCTACCTTTCAGGCGGGTGGTGCTGGTCGGCGGATGTGGTGTCGCAGTTCTACTTGCCGGGGGAGTCGATGGTCTCGCTGGCGACGCCCGATCAACTGCCGGAGGTCATCGCCGCCGGGGAGGATGTTGTGTTTGTTGTCATTCCCGATGAGTACAAGCGTCTAGTGGAGAGCGACGAGTACCAGACCATCAGCGTCGAGCAAATCGTTCCCTACCCCGATGGGGGCCCGGGCTTTCGTTTCGTCCGGTTGGCTTTCACCCAGGCCAAGCTTGATGCGATTCGCCGAGGCTATGAGGAAGTGAAGGAGCCGGTCACGGTTCCGCTCAGCCTGGACGGCGAGGACATCACGGTCACCCATCCCCCGCTCGGAGGGAGCACCGTCGACAGCCTCTTCGACGGCGACCCTGACACCTTCGCCCATTCGGACTCCCAAAACCCCTTCCTGCTTGATATCGGCTTCGACCCGGCACGCCGCCTGGCGGGCTTCGTCATTCGGCTCGGCTCCGAGAAGAACGTCATCAAGGCGACGGTCTTCCCCGAAGATGGAACCGATCCGGTCTCGCATGTCGTCGAAGCGGGGCCGGTGGACCAATACAAGGACGTCGTCGTGAATTTCGATGGACCCGTCCGGGCCAAGCGGCTGCTGATCGAGATCCTGGACGAGTTTGCGCCTCCGGACGCGTTCGTGCATGTATGGGAGCTGCAGCTGCTCGACTAG
- a CDS encoding DUF393 domain-containing protein, producing MKPSRKAWRPVGSPSPDDARSLILLFDGRCGICTRAASWLHRRDIRGRLCLVPNQHPGVRLRYGLRRSEVDREVWLIDLSTGERYRAAAAINRALLELGGRWPLVGRACSLKPFHWVEAAGYRWVATHRRWFSRWGVTPACEEPGASYSGG from the coding sequence ATGAAGCCATCGAGGAAGGCATGGCGTCCGGTAGGTTCACCTTCGCCGGATGACGCTCGGTCGCTGATCCTCCTCTTCGACGGTCGCTGCGGGATCTGCACCCGGGCGGCGAGTTGGCTGCACAGGCGCGACATCCGAGGAAGGCTTTGCCTGGTGCCCAACCAGCATCCCGGGGTCCGCCTGCGATATGGGCTGAGGCGCAGCGAAGTCGATCGGGAGGTCTGGCTGATCGACCTTTCAACGGGCGAACGGTACCGGGCCGCGGCTGCCATCAACCGGGCGCTTCTCGAGCTCGGCGGCCGGTGGCCACTGGTCGGCCGGGCGTGCAGCCTGAAGCCCTTCCACTGGGTTGAAGCGGCGGGCTACCGCTGGGTGGCGACCCATCGGCGCTGGTTCTCCCGCTGGGGCGTGACTCCGGCCTGCGAAGAACCGGGCGCCTCTTACAGCGGCGGATAG
- a CDS encoding staygreen family protein, with product MSGLDPAKLHVRLQSWQSIDRHTLPRRYTLTHSDRTGDLFLTIARDYDYKQISGWYTRMMRDEVLAEWTDTPTGPALDVHCHVSGGLEIGSAAWRYGIFQQHLKLVLQSFRQGDGELLASQPELDQAPVRVHFHSQNPEFNRIELWGTLGLYALGRSEPSHVSAVSTRS from the coding sequence ATGAGCGGGTTGGACCCGGCCAAGCTGCATGTCCGACTCCAGTCTTGGCAGTCGATTGACCGACATACGCTGCCGCGTCGCTACACGCTCACCCACTCCGATCGAACCGGTGACCTGTTTCTGACAATCGCCAGGGACTACGACTACAAACAGATCTCCGGGTGGTACACCCGCATGATGCGGGACGAAGTCCTGGCCGAATGGACCGACACCCCAACCGGGCCGGCGCTGGACGTGCACTGCCACGTCAGCGGCGGACTGGAGATTGGATCCGCCGCCTGGCGCTACGGGATCTTTCAACAACACTTGAAGCTAGTGCTGCAGAGCTTTCGCCAGGGAGACGGGGAGCTTCTGGCTTCCCAGCCCGAACTGGACCAAGCGCCGGTGAGGGTCCATTTCCACAGCCAGAATCCAGAGTTCAATCGCATCGAACTCTGGGGGACCCTTGGCCTCTATGCCCTCGGCCGATCCGAACCCAGCCACGTCTCCGCCGTTTCCACTCGATCCTGA